GCCGGATGCCGTCTGCGCGGCATCCGGCCTGCCGCCTAGTTCGCCAGATCGTCGACGGTGGCCGCTTCGTTCCTCGACAGGTTGATGCCCAGGTTGGCCGCCGCACGCTCCAGGTCCTCGTCCTCGCCTTCGCGCAGCTCGATCGCGGCGCCGTCGGACGACAGCACTTCGACGTTGAGGCACAGCGACTGGAGTTCCTTGAGCAGGACCTTGAACGATTCCGGGATGCCCGGTTCCGGGATGTTCTCGCCCTTGACGATCGCCTCGTAGACCTTCACGCGGCCGACGACGTCGTCGGACTTGATGGTCAGCAGTTCCTGCAGGGTGTAGGCCGCGCCGTAGGCCTGCATGGCCCAGCACTCCATCTCGCCGAAACGCTGGCCACCGAACTGCGCCTTACCGCCCAGCGGCTGCTGGGTGATCATCGAGTACGGGCCGGTCGAGCGCGCGTGGATCTTGTCGTCGACCAGGTGGTGCAGCTTCAGGATGTACATGTAGCCCACCGCCACCGGGTACGGGAACGGTTCACCGGAACGCCCGTCGAACAGCGTGGCCTTGCCGTCGTCGTTGACCATCCGCTCGCCGTCGCGGTTGGGCAGCGTCGAGGCCAGCAGACCGGTCAGCTCCTCCTCCCGCGCGCCGTCGAACACCGGCGTGGCGATGTTGGAGTCGGCCGGAGCGCCGAGCATCTGTTCCGGCAGCGCCTGCGCCCAATCGGGGCGGGTGCCGTCGGTCGCGACGTCGACCTTCCAGCCTGCTTTGCCGATCCAGCCCAGATGGGTTTCCAGGATCTGGCCGATGTTCATACGACGCGGCACACCGTGGGTGTTGAGGATGATGTCGACCGGGGTGCCATCCGGCAGGAACGGCATGTCCTCGGTCGGCAGGATCTTGCCGATGACACCCTTGTTGCCGTGGCGGCCTGCGAGCTTGTCACCGTCCTGGATCTTGCGCTTCTGCGCCACATACACCCGAACCAGCTCGTTGACACCCGGCGGCAGATCATCGTCGTCCTCCCGGGAGAACACCCGGATCCCGATCACCTTGCCGGACTCACCATGGGGCACCTTCAACGAGGTATCACGCACCTCCCGCGCCTTCTCCCCGAAGATCGCCCGCAACAACCGCTCCTCCGGAGTCAGCTCGGTCTCACCCTTCGGGGTCACCTTGCCCACCAGGATGTCACCGTCACGCACCTCCGCACCGATACGCACGATGCCACGCTCGTCCAGATCGGCGAGCACCTCATCGGAGACGTTCGGGATATCGCGGGTGATCTCCTCGGCACCCAGCTTGGTGTCACGAGCATCGATCTCGTGCTCCTCGATATGAATCGAAGTGAGCACGTCCTCCTCCACCAACCGCTGCGACAGGATGATCGCGTCCTCGTAGTTGTGCCCCTCCCACGGCATGATCGCCACCAACAGGTTCTTACCCAGCGCCATCTCACCGTTCTCGGTGCACGGACCATCGGCCAGCACCTGGCCGCGCTCCACCCGCTGACCCTCGTCCACGATCGGACGCTGGTTGGCGCACGTGCCCTGGTTGGACCGAGCGAACTTGCGCATCCGGTAGGACTTGCGGGTGCCGTCGTCGGCCATCACGGTGACGTAGTCGGCGGAGACCTCCTCGACCACACCGGCCTTCTCGTTCACCACGACGTCGCCCGCGTCCACGGCCGCGCGCAGCTCCATGCCGGTGCCGACGATCGGCGCCTCGGAACGGATCAGCGGAACCGCCTGACGCTGCATGTTCGCGCCCATGAGGGCGCGGTTGGCGTCGTCGTGCTCGAGGAACGGGATCATCGCCGTCGCGACCGACACCATCTGGCGCGGCGAGACGTCCATGAAGTCGACCTCGGTGGCCGCGACGAGCTCGTTCTCCTCGTTGCCGCGGCGGCACAGCACCCGGTCCTCGAGGAAGCGGCCGTCCGCGTCGACCGGCGAGTTCGCCTGGGCGCGCACGTGGCGGTCCTCTTCGTCGGCGGTCAGGTAGACCACCTCGTCGGTGACCCGGCCGTCGACGACCTTGCGGTACGGGGTTTCGATGAAGCCGAACGGGTTGACCCGCGCGTACACCGACAGCGAGCCGATCAGGCCGATGTTCGGGCCTTCCGGGGTCTCGATCGGGCACATCCGGCCGTAGTGCGACGGGTGGACGTCACGGACTTCCAGGCCGGCGCGCTCACGAGACAGACCACCCGGGCCCAGCGCCGACAGGCGGCGCTTGTGGGTCAGACCCGACAGCGGGTTGTTCTGGTCCATGAACTGCGACAGCTGGGAGGTTCCGAAGAACTCCTTGATCGCGGCGACGACCGGGCGGATGTTGATCAGGGTCTGCGGCGTGATCGCCTCGACGTCCTGCGTGGTCATCCGCTCGCGGACCACGCGCTCCATGCGGGAGAGACCGACCCGGATCTGGTTCTGGATCAGCTCGCCCACGGT
Above is a genomic segment from Nocardia sputorum containing:
- a CDS encoding DNA-directed RNA polymerase subunit beta, with the protein product MLEGRILAVSTQTKAVAGIPGAPLRVSFAKIREPLEVPGLLDLQTESFAWLIGSPDWRERAAARGDVGLVGGLEEVLEELSPIEDFSGSMSLSFSDPRFEEVKASIDECKDKDMTYAAPLFVTAEFINNNTGEIKSQTVFMGDFPMMTDKGTFIINGTERVVVSQLVRSPGVYFDHSVDKGTEKDLHSVRVIPSRGAWLEFDVDKRDTVGVRIDRKRRQPVTVLLKALGWTTEEIVERFGFSEIMMSTLEKDNTAGQDEALLDIYRKLRPGEPPTKESAQTLLENLFFKEKRYDLARVGRYKINKKLGIHLGEQVVGSVLTKEDIVNTIEYLVRLHSGDKTMTAPGGVEVPVEVDDIDHFGNRRLRTVGELIQNQIRVGLSRMERVVRERMTTQDVEAITPQTLINIRPVVAAIKEFFGTSQLSQFMDQNNPLSGLTHKRRLSALGPGGLSRERAGLEVRDVHPSHYGRMCPIETPEGPNIGLIGSLSVYARVNPFGFIETPYRKVVDGRVTDEVVYLTADEEDRHVRAQANSPVDADGRFLEDRVLCRRGNEENELVAATEVDFMDVSPRQMVSVATAMIPFLEHDDANRALMGANMQRQAVPLIRSEAPIVGTGMELRAAVDAGDVVVNEKAGVVEEVSADYVTVMADDGTRKSYRMRKFARSNQGTCANQRPIVDEGQRVERGQVLADGPCTENGEMALGKNLLVAIMPWEGHNYEDAIILSQRLVEEDVLTSIHIEEHEIDARDTKLGAEEITRDIPNVSDEVLADLDERGIVRIGAEVRDGDILVGKVTPKGETELTPEERLLRAIFGEKAREVRDTSLKVPHGESGKVIGIRVFSREDDDDLPPGVNELVRVYVAQKRKIQDGDKLAGRHGNKGVIGKILPTEDMPFLPDGTPVDIILNTHGVPRRMNIGQILETHLGWIGKAGWKVDVATDGTRPDWAQALPEQMLGAPADSNIATPVFDGAREEELTGLLASTLPNRDGERMVNDDGKATLFDGRSGEPFPYPVAVGYMYILKLHHLVDDKIHARSTGPYSMITQQPLGGKAQFGGQRFGEMECWAMQAYGAAYTLQELLTIKSDDVVGRVKVYEAIVKGENIPEPGIPESFKVLLKELQSLCLNVEVLSSDGAAIELREGEDEDLERAAANLGINLSRNEAATVDDLAN